The Mustela nigripes isolate SB6536 chromosome 4, MUSNIG.SB6536, whole genome shotgun sequence genome includes a window with the following:
- the TMEM60 gene encoding transmembrane protein 60, giving the protein MRMSLAQRVLLTWLFTLLFLIMLVLKLDEKAPWNWFLIFIPVWIFDTILLVMLIVKMAGRCKSGFDPRHGSHNIKKKAWYLIAMLLKLAFCLALCAKLEQFTTMNLSYVFIPLWALLAGALIELGYNVFFVRD; this is encoded by the coding sequence ATGAGAATGTCCTTGGCTCAGAGAGTACTACTCACCTGGCTTTTCACATTACTCTTCTTGATCATGTTGGTGTTGAAACTGGATGAGAAGGCACCTTGGAACTGGTTCCTCATATTTATTCCAGTCTGGATATTTGATACTATCCTTCTTGTCATGCTGATTGTGAAAATGGCTGGGCGATGTAAGTCTGGCTTTGACCCTCGACATGGATcgcacaatattaaaaaaaaagcctggtaCCTCATTGCAATGTTACTTAAATTAGCCTTCTGCCTTGCACTCTGTGCTAAACTGGAACAGTTTACTACCATGAATCTGTCCTATGTCTTCATTCCTTTATGGGCCTTACTGGCTGGGGCTTTGATAGAACTTGGATATAACGTCTTTTTTGTGAGAGACTGA